The region tcATGATTTTCCCTTCATTTTCTACGTTTGCCGACTGCCGCTTGCCGTAAGGCATTTTTGCTTTTGCCTTATACGTGAAATTCTTTTCTCGTTTTCCTCTACATGAGATCATTCATAACCGAaaaaacagcttcatcgaaactctcaaaatttgacCGGTAAGGactttcattttatatagcgtctttttttttacaagcaaTGTTTAGAAAGACTccgaatttttgtttttgcttttagtAACCAAAAACTCGAGTTTCCGTGGTTCACGCGAAGATAAAGTCACAACCTTCTCTCTATTTTACGTGAAGCGTAAAACGGCaagccgacgtttgccgttttaCATCAAGCCCCGTTTAAACGGTTTgaacatttgcttcaaaatgcgttcaacactttgttgaaccaattgTTCGGTGCGTTTGAACGGGTCGTCCAACATTGCTGAAAGCgtcaaaaatgttgaaagcttgtgGAAAGCGTGTTGAATGAAaagtttaaatcggtttaagctttcattcaacatcgattcaacttttcctttgttctcgagaattttgaatggtgttgaaGCTGTTTTAACACTCTGTTCAACAGCGGTAGAACTCACGCATGCTCACAGcaggccgcaaaagtcaatatgaCGTAGTTTACCTGGACGAGAGAGACTGGTTTTTAGTTCTTAGatcctcgcaatcaaatttcgcgaatgtgttggcgcaatgttggaaaGGTTTGAACAGCCtctccacatttttttttttgcgtctaACATTTGCCCAAAATCCGTTCAACGtttgttgaacgaatgttggtcaaatgttgaaaccgtatAAACGAGCCTTAAAcgtgatgcttaatctctctattgtctcctatttcacaataatttttcaagtttttactCCGGCGAGTGCCGAAAAACTAAAAGTAATTGTTGTCAATGTCACAGTCGCAGGCAAGCAAATAAGCCAATTACGCCGCAGAGGAGATAAATGCAGCCGGGGCTAAACGCGGGAAAACTCGTGGAAACGAGTCTGCTTTGCTCTAGCCGTCGATTCGACGCCACTGTGACACGAGATATCTTGAAATCAGTAGATAATGCATAACAAAATTGATCTTAAGATCATTTTCCAAACCTATTGAAATCAACTCGATTTTCATCTATAATATTTATGTTCGATGAGAATCCTAGTTTACTCCGAAAGCAGTTATTTGATACACTCCAGTGGCCCAGAAACATTTTCTACCTTTTTCTGTTCATTAGAAAATATACCATTACAAGACTTTTTAACCTTGCGCGTTTCCAGCCAATCGATGCTAACGACTCAGGTCTGTATATTTTGGAACTCGAGTTGGCTGGTGATGGACTAGACTATACTGAAAGAGTAATTGAATACGTTTACTTGAAAAACGATAAAGATGAGAAAGCGCCTGGAGAAGTCTCCCAGCTTTGTTATCCGAAGGTCCTGGGTTGGAGCAAAGAAGTTTTCCTTCATTTGATCGTAGCTGTGAATCATGAAGGTCAGCGGTTACATCGATTCCtagaaaaacttgaaagaatTTTCGCGGAAAACCTTGAGGTAGACTTTCGCCTGGTAGTCGTGCATTCTGGGAAATCAGGAATAGATATTGAGAGCATTCTTAAGGAGAGTTTGTTACAGAACTATATTGTTTACGAGTTAGAAGGAGAATTCTCCTGGGCTCGTGCTATTAATCATGGAATTAAATCAATACAAGATCCGACACATGTTGTCCTCACTGCTGAAGTTCACATGGACTTACCAGCCTCTATTTTTGAAGATTGCCGGAAGGTAAGTCATTATGTTCATCGTTGCCGAGCAAaaagccaacctcgttcccaaagATAGGGaaaagctctgggaacgaggttgagaaaAAGGCTCTTTCTCGGGGTCTAGATATTACCGACAATGAGGGACGTTTTGTGGTCGAGGTTGGCGTTTGGCTCTCCTTGCCGCTGGAAACTAAGAAAGAGGACCAGTTACAAGGCCTTTTGCAGCTGAAGGGGCCAAGCGGCTCATACCTGGAGACGATTGTGAGAATGGCTCTTACTGGCTCTCGATTTGAGGTAATCCTCTACCCTACCTCCGACAGTCAGGTGACCCGTGCATGCATAATTGAAAACCCTTCTGCAACGGTAAGAAGCTTTTCCTTGATCACTGATTCTTTCTTCTAACTTTGTCACTTCTTTGACTTTAGCACTCCATTGCGGGAGAGATGATATATGCGCCTGTCTTGTATGCTCTCGATTGCGGAGCATACCCCGATAATCCAAAGGGATCGTGGGATAGTCATGGATACCAAATGATTGGCATGTATAAGTGGGACTGGGATAGGATTGGAGGTGAGTTAAAATTGACCATTtgcgagttcatgtctgtctcctcttcaaagcgaaacTAACCGCAAcgtttttctcatgaaaattagttttcattcatacttagagcggttttcaaatgagtgtcgtaaaaccaaaaccaaagtaattactttggccaatcaaaaaggacggagacaatccgttaaaccaatcaaaactcaaagtaattacacgtagccgacacaaagcgcgggaaaatgtgcacgcgcgagccacgatttgttttggtttcacttctgattggttgaaaaggtggcgcgagaactttgaaccaatcactgagtgaactaatcataaaccaaagcaatttgctaattactttcgacactcaattgaaaaccactctaaagtagaactaattaccatcacaaaaactttgcacttagactcgctttgaaaaggaggcaggcTTCGAACtggaaaatggcctattcctttGGTTCACTTTCAGTAACAGTCCCTGGTTACTTAAGATGTTTATCATAAAAAGCCTGTTATCATTGAAACCCAACAATGCGACCTTTTATCCCTCTTGTCATTCAGTTCTCTATTTCATTGCTACGAGTATTTTATCGGAAGAACTCCAGCTTTGAAACTTGCGAACTTAACGACTGAGCTTCCCCTGGtgctaaggcccgtttcaaacgtcgcatttcacatgtgccgaatgtGATGCAAATAAGCGTAAACattagatttttctcatttgcgttagattcggcacatgtgaaatgcgacgtttaaaacgggcctaaacTATATCAAAATGGAAAGCAAGGCATGATAAGGACGATTCTTATGGAAGCAATTTAAGCTGCTACGGATAAGATTTAACTGCTTAAAGTTGCTTCCTTAAAAGCGGTGATGTTTCCTTAGCAAGACCGGCGTTTCATATCCGCACTTCCAGTTTATGACGCTTCATACATTTTCCTAAACTGAAAAGTTATTACAGTTTGTGTTACATCATCTGTAAGTCACCAACAAACTTGGTTCACCATTTAAAGCTGTTGCAGTTATCTTCCGagtttttaaaccttttttctCCCATTTATCCAATGGTTTTATCGATCAACTGTTAAAATGGGGTTTATTAACATAATCTTAATGTGCACCATCTGGCTGCCCAGCGTgacgtcatattaaaaaaaccgATGAATTTGCACTCAAACAGTGCAAGGCAAGAATGGATTATGTGAAAGGTCATATGGCAGCTCTTGTAGGGTTCAATATGATTGACTTACCGACCAAACCGAAACAAAGGCTGAAGAACAGGAACAATGATTTGGACTTTAAAAAGTACAGAATCTGCTTCAATGCCAAAACCCTGGTTCCGAGAGCTGCTACAATACTCCGTGGAAGCTACAGTTGATTTCTCTCCGTGTCATTTTGTATAAATTCTACGCTTTTTTTTGTCAGGACTCAATGAACGCACGACGAATCAGCAAGCAGCCTGGGACCTAGTGAGCCGCAGTTGTTCTCTCGGATTGCGCCTGGCACGAGTTAAAGGCAGAAACCTGTTCCGTCTTTTTTATTCTGAGTCACGTGATTCTAATGGACCATCCAAAGTCTAAATAACTCATTAACTTCCACTGTGTGAATTCGTTAAAGGTCTGTGCAATGTTTGCATACAAACAACTTAGAATATTTACAGTTCTATCAAACGTATATATCCTGTACAAATTAAAGCATGATAAAAAGCTTATAAGtaatgaaattaacaaattacaTCCTCTTCTTGTTAAAACAATTAGTGCGCCAAGAAAGTGTTTTTGTCGTATTTCGATGGAAATATCACCGAAATAGAATATTCTCGAAATAGAACGTCGAGGCGAACAAAGTTGTAATTTTACTTAAGGAAACAAGATAATACAAGTCGGTTAAATTAAACCGAGGCttctgaaaacgtttttttataaaaatgacGTCATTACTTTCGACTGATCAACAATGCATAGTCTCTTTGGAACGGTGGCGGTTAAAAATGATGATTTGACAGGACCTTCTTCCGGTCAGCAGTTGCTGTAAGTGACAACATATTTTGACAACATATGACAACATTGACAACATGATCTCCTGGGTTTGGTGCACCGTGGGCTCAAGAAGGTACTTTTGAGTCATCCCTTTTAGCCAAAACCCTTTGAAACGATGAAAAATTAGCTAGTGTAAAACTCCCCTAATTTTATCTTCAAAAGCCGCCAGGGCCATCATGATACTGAATCCAAGAACAAGTCCCACGTTTTGAAGTAATACGAAGCATCGCCTGTCTTCTGATTTAAGTAATAAAGAAGCAGACATCTCCGGGAtctaaacgaaaaaaagagGCACGTGCAGCGAGTCAGGAGAGTACTACGCGACAAACCATGACAAACTTGCTTAAACGAAACTTTAGTGCACAAATGCCCAAAGTTTCATTCTTCTTCTCTTGAATAGTCTTTGATTGAAAGGTAAACCGGAGACCaattaatttgtttgaatttccgGAAATAGAGGGGTGGCTTTTACGCATGCGTTATGGTCTTTTTTAGTTTCCGTTTGGATTGCGCAAGCTCAGAATTCACCATTTTGCTCAAGTTTTTCGTTGTACAAAAGTAAAACATAAATTGGATCATCAATCAAGACGGAAGGCGATCAATCGATtgtcaataaaaaattatgaaattaaGTCCGTTCGTCTAAAGAAGCCGTGTTCTTTTGCCCCACTCACCATCTCTGCCAGGGCAAGGAAaagaaacatgccagcgatgaCAGCAAATATCCAACCAGAGAGATTAAAACTGGCGCCGAGTACAGCGCCAACGACCACGCCCACATAGGAGATGATATAACAGAGGGAAAGAAGGCAGAGAGCGTTTTTAGCGACGACTCCACAGGacacgaaaataacaaatgtaCCTAAAGAAAAAATAGCATTTGAAGTAAGTGAATGAAGAATATAGAAAAGGAATTGATGAATGTTATCCCCGGCAAACTAATTTTACTAAGGGCGCTTTCTTTTTGTCaaaactggccggccagacctgtcagtttgcaaagaaaatgcaacaatttgaaggaacacttgtatgataatccctcgcattcttctaaAGGAGTATAGATCATCTTCGAAGTGTATTAATTTGAAGgagttgtagagttagtccttccaaatttATTTGCGCCTATTTTGACCCTTTTACGAGACGACTAGCAATCCGAGGAAGAACGAACATTTTAGAAGTCCAGTGTACATACCAACTCCGTGCGGAATTTCGTGGATCAGTACTGCAAGTGATGTGCTTAACCCTTCTGCTACAGAGCTGGCGAAAGATGCTCCAATTGCAAGGCCATCACTCACGGTATGTAATACTTTACCAAAC is a window of Montipora capricornis isolate CH-2021 chromosome 13, ASM3666992v2, whole genome shotgun sequence DNA encoding:
- the LOC138028684 gene encoding zinc transporter ZIP4-like yields the protein MSHLRVILEACGAHSIIFLSSVVSSAVIWPMLGLYRDHVISLLMSLGAACLAGDAIFHLIPAAFEAESHQSHESTTTGSHLVLWRSLLIICSIYLFYLLHLFFHSFEGDHSHSRTVISPSESFDDFKLLHRGDASIHEKPESRNKRALLWMMVFGKVLHTVSDGLAIGASFASSVAEGLSTSLAVLIHEIPHGVGTFVIFVSCGVVAKNALCLLSLCYIISYVGVVVGAVLGASFNLSGWIFAVIAGMFLFLALAEMIPEMSASLLLKSEDRRCFVLLQNVGLVLGFSIMMALAAFEDKIRGVLH